A single window of Providencia alcalifaciens DNA harbors:
- the metA gene encoding homoserine O-acetyltransferase MetA, which translates to MPIRLPDELPAVNFLREENVFVMTTTRASLQEIRPLKVLILNLMPKKIETENQFLRLLSNTPLQVDIQLLRIDQRESKNTPTEHLNNFYCDFEEIKHQNFDGLIVTGAPLGLVEFADVCYWEQIERVIAWAKEHVTSTLFVCWAVQAALNVLYDLPKLTRKEKLSGVYSHETLEPYSLLTRGFDASFYAPHSRYADFPEDYIRQNTDLDILASSPEAGAYLFASKDKRLAFVTGHPEYDAETLSQEYWRDVDAGVTPELPCNYFKNDDPNNSPEVRWRSHGHLLFSNWLNYYVYQITPFDLTHMEPTLD; encoded by the coding sequence ATGCCAATTCGCCTGCCTGATGAGCTACCAGCAGTTAATTTCTTGCGTGAAGAAAATGTTTTTGTCATGACCACGACAAGAGCCAGCCTTCAGGAGATCCGTCCCTTGAAAGTACTGATACTGAACTTAATGCCTAAAAAAATTGAAACTGAAAACCAATTTTTACGGTTGCTATCAAACACGCCATTGCAAGTCGACATCCAGCTTCTACGCATTGATCAGCGAGAATCTAAAAACACGCCAACGGAGCACTTGAACAATTTTTACTGTGATTTTGAAGAGATTAAACACCAAAATTTTGATGGCTTAATTGTCACAGGAGCTCCGCTCGGCTTAGTAGAATTTGCTGACGTGTGTTATTGGGAACAAATAGAGCGAGTGATTGCATGGGCAAAAGAGCATGTGACTTCAACATTGTTTGTTTGCTGGGCTGTTCAAGCTGCACTTAACGTATTATATGATTTACCTAAATTAACCCGTAAAGAGAAACTTTCTGGCGTATATTCACACGAAACATTAGAGCCTTACTCGTTATTAACTCGCGGGTTTGATGCTTCTTTTTATGCACCGCATTCCCGTTATGCCGATTTCCCTGAAGACTATATTCGTCAGAACACAGACCTTGATATTTTAGCTAGCTCACCGGAAGCAGGAGCATACTTATTTGCATCAAAAGATAAGCGTTTGGCATTTGTCACAGGGCATCCTGAGTACGATGCAGAAACATTATCTCAAGAATATTGGCGTGATGTGGATGCGGGGGTCACCCCTGAACTACCGTGCAATTATTTCAAAAATGATGATCCGAATAACTCACCGGAAGTTCGTTGGCGTAGTCATGGCCACTTGTTATTCTCCAATTGGCTCAACTATTATGTGTATCAGATCACACCATTCGATCTTACTCATATGGAACCGACATTAGATTAA
- the aceB gene encoding malate synthase A codes for MDQQLSISNLTFKKAFSQQAKQILDTDSIGFISFLVESFLPRREQLLEDRVHRQKGIDAGDLPNFIMESNSIKNANWKIQNIPDDLQDRRIEITGPVDRKMVINALNANVKVFMADFEDSLSPSWERLIDGQINLRDAITGEISYTNENGKVYQLKSNPAVLIARVRGLHLDEKHVLVDNQPIPGGLFDFALYFFNNYQALLAKGSGPYFYIPKLESWQEAQWWSDVFSAAEDYVGLPRGTIKATVLIETLPAVFQMDEILYYMRHHIVGLNCGRWDYIFSYIKTLKEHDDRVLPDRQSMTMTQEFLSAYSRLLIKTCHHRGAFAMGGMSAFIPSKDEQENQAILAKVKADKELEARNGHDGSWIAHPGLADTVMTVFNDALGERKNQLNIRRENDDEITAQQLLKPCEGERTETGMRANIRVAVQYIEAWISGNGCVPIYGLMEDAATAEISRTSIWQWIRHGKSLSNGMKVTKALFEEMLDEELQVIQKELGDHRFQSGRFKEASELMRRITTQDELIEFLTIPGYQLLD; via the coding sequence ATGGATCAGCAGTTATCTATTTCAAATTTAACATTCAAAAAAGCATTTTCTCAGCAAGCGAAACAGATATTAGATACTGATTCTATTGGGTTTATATCTTTTCTTGTCGAGAGCTTCTTACCAAGAAGAGAGCAGTTACTTGAAGATAGAGTACATCGTCAAAAAGGGATTGATGCAGGTGATTTACCTAATTTCATTATGGAATCGAATTCCATTAAAAATGCAAATTGGAAGATTCAAAATATTCCTGATGATTTACAAGATCGTCGCATAGAAATTACTGGGCCAGTTGATCGGAAAATGGTGATCAATGCATTGAATGCTAACGTAAAAGTATTTATGGCCGACTTTGAAGACTCTCTATCGCCATCATGGGAAAGATTGATCGATGGGCAAATCAACTTACGGGATGCGATCACCGGCGAAATCTCTTACACCAATGAAAATGGCAAAGTTTATCAGCTGAAATCTAATCCAGCTGTATTGATAGCGCGAGTACGTGGACTGCACTTAGATGAGAAACATGTGCTGGTTGATAACCAACCGATCCCCGGTGGACTGTTTGATTTCGCACTCTACTTTTTCAATAACTATCAGGCATTACTGGCAAAGGGGAGCGGCCCTTATTTCTATATTCCGAAACTGGAATCTTGGCAGGAGGCTCAGTGGTGGAGCGATGTATTTAGCGCCGCAGAAGATTATGTGGGCTTACCACGTGGCACTATCAAAGCCACTGTATTAATTGAAACACTCCCTGCGGTTTTCCAGATGGATGAAATTTTGTACTACATGCGCCACCACATTGTTGGGCTTAACTGTGGGCGTTGGGACTATATTTTCAGCTATATCAAAACATTGAAAGAGCACGATGACCGAGTTTTACCGGATAGACAGTCAATGACAATGACTCAGGAATTTTTAAGCGCCTATTCTCGTTTGCTGATCAAAACTTGTCATCATCGCGGCGCGTTTGCAATGGGGGGAATGTCCGCCTTTATTCCAAGTAAAGATGAACAGGAAAACCAAGCCATTCTCGCCAAAGTGAAAGCGGATAAAGAGTTGGAAGCGCGCAATGGTCATGATGGTTCATGGATTGCGCACCCAGGTTTGGCAGATACCGTCATGACGGTTTTCAATGACGCATTAGGTGAGCGAAAAAACCAATTAAACATACGACGTGAAAATGATGATGAAATCACCGCACAGCAGCTATTAAAGCCTTGCGAGGGCGAAAGAACCGAAACCGGTATGCGCGCCAATATTCGCGTGGCGGTGCAATACATTGAAGCATGGATTTCAGGAAATGGCTGTGTGCCTATCTATGGTTTGATGGAGGATGCAGCTACCGCTGAAATTTCGCGGACATCAATTTGGCAGTGGATCCGTCATGGCAAATCATTATCAAACGGCATGAAAGTTACGAAAGCATTATTTGAAGAGATGTTGGATGAAGAGTTGCAAGTCATCCAGAAAGAGCTTGGTGACCATCGTTTTCAAAGTGGGCGATTCAAAGAAGCTAGCGAGCTGATGCGCCGAATCACAACCCAAGATGAATTGATCGAGTTCTTAACGATACCGGGCTACCAATTACTAGATTAG
- the aceA gene encoding isocitrate lyase, with protein sequence MTTSRLEQIAQLENEWKKPRWKGITRPYAAEEVIKLRGSVNPEHTLARKGAERFWAQLNGGAKKGYVNALGALTGGQALQQAKAGIEAVYLSGWQVAADANSASSMYPDQSLYPVDSVPNVVQRINNTFRRADQIQWANGIGPDNKEYIDFFLPIVADAEAGFGGVLNAFELMKHMIEAGAAAVHFEDQLAAVKKCGHMGGKVLVPTQEAVQKLVAARLAADVSGVPTILVARTDADAADLLTSDCDPYDEPFITGERTAEGFFRTTAGIEQAISRGLAYAPYADLVWCETSKPDLEAARQFAEAIHAKFPGKLLAYNCSPSFNWKKNLDDSTIARFQQELSDMGYRFQFITLAGIHSMWFNMFDLAHAYAQGEGMKHYVDKVQECEFAAINKGYTFSSHQQEVGTGYFDKVTTVIQGGSSSVTALTGSTEEEQF encoded by the coding sequence ATGACAACATCGCGCTTAGAACAGATTGCTCAATTGGAAAATGAGTGGAAAAAACCACGCTGGAAAGGCATCACTCGCCCATATGCGGCCGAAGAAGTGATCAAATTACGTGGCTCGGTCAATCCTGAGCATACATTAGCTCGTAAAGGTGCAGAACGCTTTTGGGCACAGCTGAATGGCGGCGCGAAGAAAGGCTACGTAAATGCATTAGGTGCATTAACTGGTGGGCAAGCATTGCAACAAGCAAAAGCGGGGATTGAAGCTGTTTATCTATCTGGTTGGCAGGTTGCGGCAGATGCGAACTCGGCATCTAGCATGTATCCAGACCAATCACTCTATCCTGTGGACTCAGTACCTAACGTGGTTCAGCGGATCAACAACACATTCCGTCGTGCTGATCAAATTCAATGGGCGAATGGGATTGGTCCCGATAATAAAGAATACATTGATTTCTTTTTACCTATTGTCGCGGATGCGGAAGCTGGCTTTGGTGGGGTACTGAATGCGTTTGAACTGATGAAGCATATGATTGAAGCGGGCGCAGCGGCGGTACACTTTGAGGATCAATTGGCGGCGGTGAAAAAATGTGGCCATATGGGTGGGAAAGTTTTAGTTCCAACCCAAGAAGCAGTCCAAAAATTAGTTGCAGCGCGCTTAGCGGCGGATGTTTCGGGTGTTCCTACTATTTTGGTTGCCAGAACGGATGCGGACGCTGCTGATTTATTAACGTCAGATTGTGACCCTTATGATGAGCCATTTATCACTGGTGAGCGTACGGCCGAAGGTTTCTTCCGTACCACTGCAGGGATAGAGCAAGCGATTAGCCGAGGCTTAGCCTATGCCCCTTATGCAGATTTAGTCTGGTGTGAAACTTCCAAGCCAGATCTGGAAGCTGCGCGCCAATTTGCTGAGGCAATTCACGCTAAATTCCCGGGTAAATTATTGGCTTATAACTGTTCGCCTTCATTTAACTGGAAGAAAAATTTGGACGACAGCACCATTGCTCGTTTCCAACAAGAGTTGTCAGATATGGGCTATCGCTTCCAGTTTATTACCTTGGCAGGAATTCACAGCATGTGGTTCAACATGTTCGACCTTGCCCACGCTTATGCGCAAGGCGAGGGAATGAAACACTATGTTGATAAAGTTCAGGAATGTGAATTTGCCGCTATCAATAAAGGCTATACCTTCTCTTCTCATCAGCAAGAAGTGGGAACTGGTTATTTTGATAAGGTGACGACGGTGATTCAAGGGGGGAGCTCTTCAGTCACGGCATTAACGGGTTCGACTGAAGAAGAGCAATTCTAA
- the purH gene encoding bifunctional phosphoribosylaminoimidazolecarboxamide formyltransferase/IMP cyclohydrolase — MQQLRPIRRALLSVSDKTGVVEFAKALSHRGVELLSTGGTAKLLAEQGLKVTEVSDYTGFPEMMDGRVKTLHPKVHGGILGRRGKDDAIMQQHDIAPIDMVVVNLYPFAQTVAKPNCTLEDAVENIDIGGPTMVRSAAKNHKDVAIVVNNNDYDKIIEEMDNHENSLNWSTRFDLAIKAFEHTAAYDSMIANYFGELVAPYHGDTTQPSGRFPRTLNLNFIKKQDMRYGENSHQDAAFYIEENPKEASIATANQIQGKALSYNNIADTDAALECVKSFDEPACVIVKHANPCGVAIGDNIHAAYDKAFKTDPTSAFGGIIAFNRQLDKATAEAIIERQFVEVIIAPSIAEDALPSLSTKQNVRVLVCGEWSKPVAGLDFKRVNGGLLVQDRDLGMVEAEDLRVVTTRQPTERELKDALFCWKVAKFVKSNAIVYSKNDMTIGIGAGQMSRVYSAKIAGIKAADEGLEVAGCAMASDAFFPFRDGIDAAASVGVTCVIQPGGSIRDDEVIAAANEHGIAMIFTNMRHFRH, encoded by the coding sequence ATGCAACAGCTTCGTCCTATTCGCCGTGCCCTGCTTAGTGTGTCTGATAAAACAGGGGTTGTTGAATTCGCTAAGGCGCTTTCTCACCGTGGTGTTGAACTGCTTTCTACCGGTGGAACCGCTAAATTACTAGCAGAGCAAGGCCTTAAGGTCACTGAAGTTTCAGATTACACAGGTTTTCCTGAAATGATGGATGGTCGCGTTAAGACTCTGCACCCGAAAGTTCACGGCGGGATCTTAGGTCGTCGCGGTAAAGATGATGCCATCATGCAGCAGCATGACATTGCACCTATTGATATGGTGGTTGTAAACCTTTATCCATTTGCTCAAACCGTCGCAAAACCAAATTGCACATTAGAAGATGCCGTTGAGAATATCGATATTGGTGGCCCAACCATGGTTCGCTCCGCAGCGAAGAACCATAAAGACGTGGCTATCGTGGTTAACAATAATGACTATGACAAAATCATCGAAGAGATGGATAACCACGAAAACTCCCTGAACTGGTCAACACGCTTTGACTTAGCCATTAAAGCATTCGAGCACACTGCAGCTTATGACAGCATGATTGCTAACTACTTTGGTGAACTGGTTGCGCCATATCATGGCGATACCACTCAGCCTTCAGGTCGCTTCCCTCGTACTCTAAATTTAAACTTCATTAAGAAGCAAGATATGCGCTATGGCGAAAATAGCCATCAAGACGCGGCTTTCTATATAGAAGAAAATCCAAAAGAAGCGTCGATTGCCACTGCGAACCAAATTCAAGGTAAAGCGCTTTCTTATAATAATATCGCAGACACTGATGCCGCTCTTGAGTGTGTTAAATCTTTCGATGAGCCTGCGTGCGTTATTGTTAAGCATGCTAACCCTTGTGGCGTAGCCATTGGCGACAATATCCATGCTGCTTATGATAAGGCATTCAAGACTGACCCAACCTCTGCATTCGGTGGCATCATTGCTTTTAACCGTCAATTAGATAAAGCCACCGCAGAAGCCATCATTGAACGCCAATTTGTTGAAGTGATTATTGCCCCTTCTATTGCTGAAGATGCATTACCTTCTTTATCTACTAAGCAAAACGTGCGCGTTCTGGTGTGTGGTGAGTGGAGCAAACCTGTTGCTGGTTTAGATTTCAAACGTGTGAATGGCGGTTTACTGGTTCAAGACCGTGACTTAGGTATGGTCGAAGCGGAAGATTTACGCGTCGTGACCACACGCCAGCCAACTGAGCGTGAATTAAAAGATGCGCTGTTCTGCTGGAAAGTGGCAAAATTCGTGAAATCAAATGCAATTGTTTACTCGAAGAATGACATGACTATCGGAATTGGTGCGGGCCAAATGAGCCGTGTGTACTCTGCTAAGATTGCAGGGATTAAAGCTGCCGATGAAGGTTTAGAAGTCGCAGGCTGTGCAATGGCATCCGATGCATTCTTCCCATTCCGCGATGGCATCGATGCAGCTGCCTCTGTAGGCGTTACCTGTGTTATCCAACCAGGTGGCTCTATTCGCGATGATGAAGTCATTGCCGCTGCGAATGAGCATGGCATTGCAATGATCTTCACTAACATGCGTCACTTCCGTCACTAA